The proteins below are encoded in one region of Macrococcus armenti:
- a CDS encoding TrmH family RNA methyltransferase: protein MEIIESVQNQKIKQIAKLHNRKDRKKMNQFLIEGEHLVEEAVNSNVDIEMILTVNADKLTEAMVARSKQQYEITFKVAEKLSQTESPQGIYAVCNMKDMNEIVMNRVIYLDRIQDPGNVGTIIRTADAAGLDAVMMAKGTVDIYNDKVLRSSQGSVFHIPVVEMDFAEVKKKFEGTIYGTSLESARDYKEITPADKFMIVLGNEGQGVSNDILSATDENLYVPIHGRAESLNVAVCAGILMYHFVK, encoded by the coding sequence ATGGAAATAATTGAATCAGTACAAAATCAGAAAATTAAACAGATTGCAAAACTGCATAACCGTAAAGATAGAAAGAAAATGAATCAGTTTTTAATCGAAGGTGAACATCTCGTTGAAGAAGCGGTAAACAGTAATGTAGATATTGAAATGATTTTAACAGTGAATGCTGATAAATTAACAGAAGCGATGGTTGCACGTAGTAAACAGCAATATGAAATTACATTTAAAGTTGCTGAAAAATTATCACAGACAGAATCACCACAAGGTATATATGCAGTATGTAATATGAAGGATATGAATGAGATTGTAATGAATCGTGTCATTTATCTCGACCGAATACAAGATCCTGGTAATGTTGGTACGATTATTCGTACGGCAGATGCAGCAGGGCTTGATGCTGTAATGATGGCAAAAGGAACAGTTGATATTTATAACGATAAAGTATTACGATCGTCTCAAGGAAGTGTGTTTCATATACCTGTAGTTGAGATGGATTTTGCAGAAGTTAAGAAAAAGTTTGAAGGTACAATTTATGGTACAAGTCTTGAATCAGCGCGAGACTACAAAGAAATTACACCTGCTGATAAATTTATGATTGTTTTAGGTAATGAAGGACAAGGTGTGAGTAATGATATTCTTTCGGCAACTGATGAAAACTTATACGTTCCGATACATGGTAGAGCAGAAAGTTTAAATGTAGCGGTTTGTGCAGGAATATTAATGTATCACTTTGTGAAATAG
- a CDS encoding helix-turn-helix transcriptional regulator — protein MKNKIRELRKKKNISQAELSKSVGVSRQTINAIENDKYDPTLSLAFKLAKQFDVTVDELFS, from the coding sequence TTGAAGAATAAAATTAGAGAATTAAGAAAAAAGAAAAATATCTCACAAGCGGAACTTAGTAAAAGTGTGGGTGTATCGCGCCAGACAATAAATGCAATCGAGAATGACAAATATGATCCGACATTGTCATTAGCTTTTAAACTGGCAAAGCAATTTGATGTTACAGTAGATGAATTGTTTTCGTAA
- the cobA gene encoding uroporphyrinogen-III C-methyltransferase, whose product MDLGKVYFIGAGPGDPGLVTYKAMRKIEQADVIIYDRLVNPVLLKLSKPECKLIYVGKNPDVKYKKQDEINAIINECAEQYETVVRLKGGDPGIFGRLTEEVESITNIPYEIIPGITSASAAALYAGFPLTDRAYSPHVTFSTGHLQKDSVREIDFEALAKGGTLALYMGMKALPEIVEVLSRNDAHIKIAVIGHASYGFQKTVTGDLTNIISRVQKAQVTHPAMIIIGDVVNCRKGASWFETLPEFQQSHLYISEEKIDTHDLIEQYERGGFYYAIDEINDSQVQNKFRDVHEDILRDRMFTHVHASSQEALQSFEATYNIKFDRNIITIKD is encoded by the coding sequence ATGGATTTAGGTAAAGTTTACTTTATCGGTGCAGGACCAGGTGACCCTGGTCTTGTTACTTATAAGGCGATGCGTAAAATTGAACAGGCAGATGTTATTATATATGACCGGCTCGTTAATCCAGTTTTACTGAAGTTGAGTAAACCTGAATGTAAACTTATATATGTAGGAAAAAATCCTGATGTAAAGTATAAGAAACAAGATGAAATTAATGCGATTATAAACGAATGTGCAGAGCAATATGAGACAGTAGTCCGTTTAAAAGGAGGCGACCCGGGAATATTTGGCCGTCTGACCGAAGAAGTTGAAAGTATTACGAATATCCCGTACGAAATTATCCCTGGTATTACGAGTGCTTCAGCGGCTGCACTCTATGCAGGGTTCCCATTAACAGATCGCGCGTATTCACCGCATGTAACATTTTCAACAGGACATCTACAAAAAGACAGTGTAAGAGAAATTGACTTTGAAGCACTTGCGAAAGGTGGAACGCTTGCACTTTATATGGGGATGAAAGCTTTACCTGAAATTGTTGAAGTATTATCAAGAAATGACGCACATATAAAGATTGCTGTCATCGGACATGCAAGTTATGGTTTCCAGAAGACAGTAACCGGAGATTTAACGAATATTATTTCACGTGTACAAAAAGCACAAGTGACGCATCCTGCAATGATTATTATCGGAGATGTTGTAAACTGCAGAAAAGGTGCATCATGGTTTGAAACACTTCCTGAATTTCAACAATCTCATCTGTACATCAGTGAAGAGAAAATTGATACACACGACTTAATAGAACAGTATGAACGTGGCGGATTTTATTATGCGATAGATGAAATCAATGATTCACAAGTTCAGAATAAATTTAGAGACGTGCATGAAGATATATTAAGAGATAGAATGTTTACGCACGTGCATGCATCAAGTCAAGAAGCATTACAATCATTTGAAGCAACTTACAATATAAAATTTGATCGTAATATCATTACAATAAAAGACTGA
- a CDS encoding LPXTG cell wall anchor domain-containing protein, translated as MKDNLAEGFISNLSTPVKTESKNVQPTSTSTKTLPELGEAQNKPLMIAAVIILIIGGLILMRSRKK; from the coding sequence GTGAAAGATAATCTGGCTGAAGGATTTATATCAAATCTATCAACACCAGTAAAAACAGAAAGTAAAAACGTTCAACCTACGAGTACATCAACTAAGACATTGCCTGAATTAGGAGAAGCGCAAAATAAACCGCTGATGATTGCTGCCGTAATCATCCTTATTATCGGTGGACTCATACTAATGCGTTCACGTAAGAAATAG
- a CDS encoding M42 family metallopeptidase, whose product MDQQLQLLKEMTDVNAPAGFEQPMTQFMKRLFENDGIKTIQDNTGSIFGVKEAASNHSIMLLGHLDEIGFMVTEITEKGFIKFTNLGSWSGTVMTSQKVTILTRKGEVRGVIGSKPPHVLPADERNKVNPDAMFIDIGTANREETLNAGVSVGDAITPYSEFEVMANLNYLLAKAFDNRFGCAAAYEVMKDIKHNITLYSGAVTQEETLSRGAITAANLLKPSLAIAIDVCICSNTPGMEQSGQAKMGEGPVILLSDAWNIGHVSFRRYVEQIAQENEIKVQHDHLTGGYTDAGHVAVSNNGVPAITISVPTRYIHSNVSMMHREDYNGAVMLLKKVVESLDDATVERIIKQEI is encoded by the coding sequence ATGGATCAGCAATTACAATTATTAAAAGAAATGACAGATGTAAACGCGCCGGCAGGATTTGAACAGCCGATGACGCAGTTTATGAAAAGATTATTTGAGAATGACGGTATTAAAACAATTCAGGATAATACCGGTAGTATATTTGGTGTTAAAGAAGCGGCATCAAATCATTCGATAATGCTACTTGGACATCTTGATGAAATCGGATTTATGGTAACTGAGATAACTGAAAAAGGATTTATTAAATTTACGAATTTAGGCAGCTGGTCTGGTACAGTAATGACAAGCCAGAAAGTAACGATATTAACACGTAAAGGTGAAGTACGAGGCGTAATTGGTAGTAAGCCACCGCATGTACTACCAGCTGATGAACGAAATAAAGTAAATCCGGACGCGATGTTTATAGATATCGGAACAGCGAATAGAGAAGAAACATTAAATGCAGGTGTAAGTGTAGGAGATGCGATAACACCGTATTCTGAGTTTGAAGTAATGGCAAACCTGAATTATCTGCTGGCTAAAGCATTTGATAATCGATTTGGATGCGCTGCAGCATATGAAGTGATGAAAGACATTAAGCATAACATCACATTATATTCAGGAGCAGTGACACAAGAAGAGACATTATCTCGAGGCGCGATTACTGCTGCGAATTTACTGAAACCAAGTTTAGCAATAGCAATTGATGTATGTATTTGTTCAAATACGCCAGGCATGGAACAATCTGGACAAGCGAAGATGGGAGAAGGACCAGTCATTTTGTTATCAGATGCATGGAATATCGGACATGTTTCATTCAGACGCTATGTTGAACAAATTGCGCAGGAAAATGAAATTAAAGTACAGCATGATCATCTGACAGGTGGATATACAGATGCAGGACATGTAGCCGTAAGCAACAATGGCGTACCAGCGATTACAATTTCTGTACCAACACGCTACATTCACAGCAATGTATCGATGATGCATCGTGAAGATTATAACGGAGCAGTAATGTTATTAAAGAAAGTAGTAGAAAGCCTGGATGATGCAACGGTTGAGCGTATTATTAAACAAGAGATATAG
- a CDS encoding ABC transporter ATP-binding protein produces the protein MIQVNQVTKAFKHNKGVFNINFTIKKGEVFGFLGPNGAGKSTTIRMLMGFIKPDIGTITINHLNAFKDRAQIQSNVGYISGEISLMNDMTGKAYLNFMLKARGIHDHSRKDELIRRIQLDDSIKIGKMSKGMKQKVAIIQSLMHHPEILILDEPT, from the coding sequence ATGATTCAAGTAAATCAAGTAACGAAAGCATTCAAGCACAACAAAGGTGTATTTAATATTAATTTCACAATTAAAAAAGGAGAAGTATTTGGATTTCTTGGTCCGAATGGAGCAGGGAAATCGACGACAATCCGCATGTTAATGGGATTTATAAAGCCAGATATAGGTACGATTACAATCAATCATTTGAATGCATTTAAAGACCGCGCACAAATACAATCTAATGTGGGCTACATATCAGGTGAAATTAGTTTAATGAATGATATGACCGGAAAAGCGTATTTAAACTTTATGTTAAAAGCACGTGGTATACATGACCATAGTAGAAAGGACGAGCTTATACGTCGTATACAGCTTGATGATTCGATTAAAATCGGAAAGATGAGTAAAGGGATGAAACAGAAAGTCGCAATTATTCAGAGCTTAATGCATCATCCTGAAATATTAATTCTGGATGAGCCAACGTAA
- a CDS encoding MarR family winged helix-turn-helix transcriptional regulator, with product MNKDYEHMLFYFAYKTFIGAADEIIEQYGMQRQHHRFLFFICKKPGITVKELLTVLEISKQGSQSTLKVLKEKALITERYAPQDKRLKELYPTDKGIELIDTLNKAQRNLFERTFNEAGENWIAVMESLAHERPGFTLIKEEEV from the coding sequence ATGAACAAAGATTATGAACATATGTTATTTTATTTTGCATATAAAACCTTTATCGGTGCTGCAGACGAAATAATTGAACAATACGGTATGCAACGCCAGCATCATCGTTTTTTATTCTTTATATGTAAGAAGCCTGGTATTACTGTAAAGGAACTACTGACAGTACTAGAAATATCAAAACAAGGATCACAGAGCACATTAAAAGTATTGAAAGAGAAAGCATTGATAACAGAACGATATGCGCCGCAGGATAAAAGATTGAAAGAATTATATCCGACAGATAAAGGAATTGAACTCATTGATACGTTAAATAAAGCACAGCGCAATTTATTTGAACGAACATTTAATGAAGCAGGGGAAAACTGGATAGCTGTAATGGAGTCATTGGCGCATGAACGCCCAGGATTCACTTTAATAAAAGAAGAAGAGGTATAG
- a CDS encoding alpha-keto acid decarboxylase family protein, with protein sequence MKQRIGQYLLDSLHVNGVNKVFGVPGDFTLAFLDDIIRHEGLEWIGNTNELNAAYAADGYARVNGLAAVSTTFGVGELSAVNGIAGSYAERVPVVKISGGPSSIAQQEGRYVHHSLGEGVFDAYSKMYEHITAATTTLTADNAIEEIDRVIHTALKEKRPVHIHLPIDVALTEIEVASRPKAYEHTPQNIEKFIQAVEEKLKTAKQPVIITGHEINSYKLHEQLEAFVNKTNIPVAQLSLGKSAFNEENERYLGIYDGKIAEENVRTYVDNADVILNIGAKLTDSATAGFSYKFDTDNIIYINQNDFKAGDIVTNDISIVDLLNSLANIDYKNETQYPTYKRSDMQYELSDAPLTQSNYFKVMNAFLKKDDIILAEQGTSFFGAYDLSLYKGNQFIGQPLWGSIGYTFPALLGSSLADTNRRNVLLIGDGSLHLTVQALSTMIRKDIKPVIFVINNDGYTVERLIHGMEETYNDIQMWDYKKLPEVFGGKDKVAVHDVKTSNELKSVMDKIDADTHHMHFVEVHMAVEDAPKKLIDIAKAFSDANK encoded by the coding sequence ATGAAACAAAGAATTGGTCAATATTTATTAGATAGTTTACATGTAAACGGCGTAAATAAAGTATTTGGTGTTCCAGGTGACTTTACACTTGCGTTTTTAGATGACATTATTCGTCACGAAGGACTTGAATGGATTGGTAATACGAATGAACTTAATGCGGCATATGCTGCTGATGGTTATGCACGTGTTAATGGGTTAGCTGCTGTTAGCACTACATTTGGAGTTGGTGAATTAAGTGCTGTCAATGGCATTGCAGGTAGTTATGCAGAACGAGTACCTGTCGTTAAAATTTCAGGTGGTCCATCATCTATCGCTCAACAAGAAGGACGTTATGTACACCACTCATTAGGAGAAGGTGTATTTGATGCTTATAGTAAGATGTATGAACATATTACAGCAGCAACGACAACATTAACTGCTGACAATGCAATTGAGGAAATTGATCGCGTAATTCATACAGCATTAAAGGAAAAACGTCCAGTTCATATTCATCTGCCGATTGACGTTGCCTTAACAGAAATCGAAGTTGCATCACGTCCTAAAGCATATGAACATACGCCGCAAAACATAGAAAAATTCATTCAAGCAGTAGAAGAAAAATTAAAAACTGCTAAGCAGCCTGTCATTATTACCGGTCACGAAATTAACAGCTATAAACTACACGAACAACTAGAAGCATTCGTTAATAAAACGAACATTCCAGTTGCGCAGTTATCGCTCGGTAAATCAGCATTCAATGAAGAGAATGAACGCTATTTAGGCATATACGACGGAAAGATTGCTGAAGAAAATGTAAGAACATATGTCGATAACGCCGACGTTATATTAAATATCGGCGCAAAACTGACAGACTCAGCTACAGCAGGTTTCTCTTATAAATTTGATACAGATAATATTATTTATATTAACCAGAATGATTTTAAAGCAGGAGATATTGTAACCAACGATATTTCAATCGTCGATCTCTTAAATAGTTTAGCAAATATCGATTACAAAAACGAAACACAATACCCGACGTATAAACGCTCTGACATGCAGTATGAATTAAGTGATGCACCACTTACTCAAAGTAATTATTTTAAAGTGATGAATGCATTTTTAAAGAAAGATGATATCATTCTTGCAGAACAAGGTACATCATTCTTCGGTGCGTATGACTTATCACTGTATAAAGGCAATCAGTTTATCGGTCAGCCATTATGGGGATCAATCGGTTACACGTTCCCTGCATTACTCGGCTCATCATTAGCAGATACGAACCGTCGTAACGTACTGTTAATCGGAGATGGTTCATTGCATTTAACAGTTCAGGCATTATCAACGATGATAAGAAAAGATATTAAACCTGTCATCTTCGTTATTAATAATGACGGTTATACTGTTGAAAGGTTAATTCACGGAATGGAAGAAACATATAACGATATTCAGATGTGGGATTATAAGAAACTTCCAGAAGTATTCGGCGGTAAAGATAAAGTGGCTGTGCATGATGTTAAAACTTCTAATGAACTGAAATCTGTTATGGATAAAATCGATGCAGATACACACCATATGCATTTTGTTGAAGTACATATGGCAGTTGAAGATGCACCGAAGAAATTAATAGATATCGCAAAAGCATTTTCAGATGCAAACAAATAA
- a CDS encoding class I SAM-dependent methyltransferase, with the protein MHNIYDNDDFFKSYKEVRLNPASYNDMIEMPRIKELLPNLYNKTVLDIGCGLGQLVQYMMEQSPIQITGIDISDNMIQAAKDNIQDQHVTFLNADFMEFDSIADYDVIVSSLAFHYIKDYKGAVQKVYNHLKQDGVFIFSCEHPIATATRSDDLWSHVPDMYDHYKMDHYFESGERTIRWLQQDVTKYHRTMEELLNTLLDTGFKLERIVETGNTDLSREQMSHVDIEKINHRPSFVIFKVVKQ; encoded by the coding sequence ATGCACAACATTTATGATAATGATGATTTCTTTAAATCTTACAAAGAGGTCAGATTAAATCCAGCGAGCTACAATGATATGATTGAAATGCCGAGAATTAAAGAGCTGCTCCCAAATTTGTATAATAAGACTGTTCTTGATATAGGTTGTGGTTTGGGTCAGCTTGTACAGTATATGATGGAGCAGTCGCCGATTCAGATTACGGGGATTGATATTTCGGATAATATGATTCAGGCTGCTAAAGATAATATACAGGATCAACATGTTACTTTCTTAAATGCTGATTTCATGGAATTTGATTCTATTGCGGATTATGATGTGATCGTTTCATCACTTGCATTTCATTATATTAAAGATTATAAAGGTGCGGTTCAAAAAGTTTATAATCATTTGAAGCAAGATGGTGTGTTCATTTTCTCATGTGAACATCCTATTGCAACTGCAACGCGTTCTGATGATTTGTGGTCTCATGTTCCGGATATGTATGATCATTATAAAATGGATCATTATTTTGAAAGTGGTGAACGTACGATAAGATGGTTACAGCAGGATGTAACTAAATATCACAGAACGATGGAAGAGTTGCTCAACACGTTACTTGATACAGGTTTTAAACTTGAGCGTATCGTTGAAACAGGGAATACTGACCTTTCTCGTGAACAAATGAGCCATGTTGATATTGAGAAAATTAATCATCGTCCGTCATTTGTCATCTTTAAAGTTGTGAAGCAATAA
- a CDS encoding RNA recognition motif domain-containing protein, whose translation MSSHSFTEVARTCDTICIIKDGHIVDIDDMNNVQTNARQHYSITFETEEDAQMFHTLYKERKIDGTIVRVTLNG comes from the coding sequence ATGAGTTCTCATAGTTTTACGGAAGTGGCACGTACTTGTGATACGATATGTATTATAAAAGATGGACATATTGTAGATATCGATGACATGAATAATGTTCAGACAAATGCACGTCAGCATTACAGTATTACGTTTGAAACAGAAGAAGATGCACAAATGTTTCATACTTTATATAAAGAGCGTAAAATTGATGGAACAATTGTAAGAGTGACATTAAATGGATGA
- the nirD gene encoding nitrite reductase small subunit NirD: MEKIKLFNVSELEPQIGKKVFVEDEEIVIFLLESGDIKAISNRCPHKNGPLSEGTVSEHYVFCPLHDRKIDLNDGQVQAPDEADGCVKTYKTEVEDGVLYIWI; the protein is encoded by the coding sequence ATGGAAAAAATCAAATTATTCAATGTATCTGAACTAGAACCTCAAATCGGTAAGAAAGTATTTGTTGAAGACGAAGAAATCGTTATTTTCTTATTAGAATCTGGTGATATTAAAGCAATCAGTAACCGTTGTCCACATAAAAATGGACCTTTATCTGAAGGGACAGTAAGTGAACATTATGTATTCTGTCCGTTACATGACAGAAAAATTGATTTAAATGATGGCCAGGTTCAGGCACCAGATGAAGCGGATGGCTGTGTTAAAACATATAAAACAGAAGTTGAAGATGGTGTACTTTATATATGGATTTAG
- a CDS encoding potassium/proton antiporter gives MILVLGLLLFIAVMTTTLSSKLGLPSLIVFLAVGMALNSFIMFDNAFLAQLIGTIALVIILFDGGIQTTKVTVKNAISYASILATIGVLITSGIVGAATVYILDLSWKQGLLFGAIVGSTDAAAVFSILGNKRIKQKIKSILEVESGTNDPMALFLTITMINLLTMPDASILTSVLLFIWQMIGGAMLGLLIGYVAVKLINFVELEATGLYPILALTLAFLTYGLSSPLKVSGLLAVYVFALYLGNHPLSYRANIIRFGESFAWMAQMTMFILLGLLVFPNQLPSIMIQGLLIAIILMFVARPISVWLTLFWTDLTKRELTFISWAGLRGAVPIILATYALLAEVENSDIIFNVVFFVVLLSALLQGMTLVPLANKLGLNQGEAHTSPYRFDMVASEITEVDIREYLVKSGSPWSKKKIHELGLPRQSNINAVVRDDKLYVPDGNFEIQTNDILYIIASKKLHLSIQKELAKLKAKKERPVK, from the coding sequence ATTATTTTAGTTCTCGGCTTACTGCTCTTTATCGCAGTCATGACCACAACATTATCAAGTAAACTTGGCCTCCCCTCTTTAATCGTCTTTCTTGCTGTAGGTATGGCACTCAATTCATTCATTATGTTCGATAATGCATTTTTAGCACAACTTATCGGAACGATTGCGCTCGTTATTATATTATTCGATGGTGGTATACAAACGACGAAAGTAACAGTAAAGAATGCAATTTCATACGCATCAATACTAGCGACAATCGGCGTATTGATTACAAGTGGTATCGTAGGTGCAGCAACTGTATACATATTAGACTTATCATGGAAGCAAGGACTGTTATTCGGTGCAATCGTCGGTTCTACTGATGCTGCAGCAGTATTTAGTATATTAGGTAATAAACGCATTAAACAAAAAATTAAAAGCATCTTAGAAGTAGAATCTGGTACAAATGATCCGATGGCGTTATTTTTAACGATTACGATGATAAACTTACTTACGATGCCAGATGCATCAATACTGACAAGTGTACTGCTCTTTATATGGCAGATGATCGGTGGTGCAATGTTAGGACTATTAATCGGATACGTTGCAGTGAAACTCATTAACTTTGTTGAACTTGAAGCGACAGGATTATACCCGATACTTGCATTAACTTTAGCATTTTTAACGTATGGTTTGTCTTCACCACTTAAAGTAAGCGGGCTGCTTGCAGTTTATGTATTTGCTTTATATTTAGGCAATCATCCACTCAGTTATCGCGCAAACATCATCAGATTCGGTGAAAGCTTTGCCTGGATGGCACAAATGACAATGTTTATCCTTTTAGGATTACTTGTATTCCCGAATCAACTACCAAGTATAATGATTCAGGGCTTACTTATTGCAATTATTCTCATGTTTGTTGCGAGACCAATCAGTGTATGGTTAACACTTTTCTGGACAGACTTAACAAAAAGAGAACTTACATTTATTTCCTGGGCAGGATTAAGAGGCGCAGTACCCATTATCCTTGCAACGTACGCACTACTTGCTGAAGTAGAAAACTCAGATATCATCTTTAACGTTGTATTCTTCGTCGTACTACTGAGTGCATTACTGCAGGGGATGACACTTGTTCCACTCGCCAATAAACTCGGCCTCAATCAAGGCGAAGCACATACTAGCCCGTATCGCTTTGATATGGTTGCAAGTGAAATTACTGAAGTAGATATACGTGAATATCTTGTTAAGTCTGGATCACCTTGGTCAAAGAAAAAAATTCACGAACTTGGTCTTCCTCGACAGTCAAATATTAATGCGGTAGTGAGAGACGACAAGTTGTACGTGCCTGATGGTAATTTTGAAATTCAGACGAACGATATACTATATATTATCGCAAGCAAGAAACTGCACTTAAGCATTCAGAAAGAACTTGCAAAATTAAAAGCGAAAAAAGAACGCCCTGTCAAATAG
- a CDS encoding DUF819 domain-containing protein yields the protein MHALISGEDILTLWAIIVIFSSLSIFLELKYKWASKLSGAIIALIFALMLSNFKIIPTESVVYDQIWTYIIPLALPLLLFQIDIKGIWKESGRLLGIFLISSVGTIAGTIVAFFLLKDHIPHLDKLSGMMSASYIGGGVNFAAMTLKFNPPKDVVSAAVVADNLMTALFILMLMLIPTIQFFRKSFKTPHIEAVESNHNDGQKDYFGRKEISLLDIALNFGAAFFIVAVSFKLSEWLATLFPKRDSNIAYDMLTGLVTDKYLILTTLTFLLILTFPNFFKRMNGSSEFGTYLIYLFFFVLGIPASIPLIIQNAPLLLLFVFIIAVINLVISLVVGKWISADLEEILLASNANIGGPTTAAALAIAKGWHKLIGPILVVGTLGYIIGNYVGTIIGIMLSKFI from the coding sequence ATGCATGCGTTAATTTCAGGAGAAGATATATTAACATTATGGGCGATTATTGTTATCTTCAGTAGTTTGAGTATTTTTTTAGAATTAAAGTACAAGTGGGCATCTAAATTATCTGGTGCAATTATTGCATTAATATTTGCACTAATGCTTTCCAATTTCAAAATTATACCTACAGAATCTGTCGTTTATGATCAAATATGGACATATATTATTCCGCTCGCATTACCACTCCTGCTATTCCAAATAGATATTAAAGGTATATGGAAAGAAAGCGGGCGATTACTCGGAATATTTTTAATTAGTTCAGTAGGAACGATAGCAGGAACGATAGTTGCATTTTTTCTATTAAAAGATCATATCCCACATCTTGATAAACTGAGCGGTATGATGAGTGCTAGTTATATCGGTGGGGGTGTTAATTTTGCGGCGATGACATTGAAATTTAATCCACCAAAAGATGTTGTATCTGCTGCAGTCGTTGCAGATAATTTAATGACAGCATTATTTATATTAATGCTAATGCTTATACCGACTATTCAGTTTTTCAGAAAAAGTTTTAAAACACCGCATATCGAAGCTGTTGAAAGTAATCATAATGATGGGCAGAAAGATTATTTCGGTAGAAAGGAAATATCGTTACTTGATATCGCACTTAATTTCGGAGCAGCATTTTTTATTGTAGCTGTTTCATTTAAACTATCAGAATGGTTGGCGACATTATTTCCGAAGCGCGATAGTAATATAGCATATGATATGTTAACGGGGCTCGTAACGGATAAGTATTTAATTTTAACGACACTCACGTTTTTATTGATATTAACATTTCCGAACTTCTTTAAACGAATGAACGGTAGTAGTGAATTTGGAACATATTTAATATATTTATTTTTCTTTGTATTAGGTATCCCTGCATCAATCCCATTAATTATCCAGAATGCACCATTGCTATTACTCTTCGTATTTATAATTGCAGTTATAAATTTAGTTATCAGTTTAGTCGTGGGTAAATGGATCAGTGCAGATTTAGAAGAGATATTACTCGCGAGCAATGCAAACATCGGTGGTCCAACAACTGCCGCTGCATTAGCTATTGCAAAAGGTTGGCATAAGTTAATAGGACCGATACTAGTTGTAGGGACGCTAGGATACATTATTGGGAATTATGTTGGTACGATAATTGGTATAATGTTAAGTAAGTTTATATAA